A stretch of the Hippoglossus hippoglossus isolate fHipHip1 chromosome 1, fHipHip1.pri, whole genome shotgun sequence genome encodes the following:
- the LOC117767329 gene encoding multidrug and toxin extrusion protein 1-like, with protein MDATAPTHVKNTGKVEEDLQEGNVTAHVEGSGEAWGCCPKRLRGFITPEYRHELVQLCKLAGPVVISQLMVFMISFVSTVFCGHMGKTELAGVALAIAVVNVTGVSIGSGLSLTCDTLISQTYGSGNLKRVGVILQRGVLILLLACFPCWAILINTEPLLLAVKQSPEIASLSQMYVKIFMPALPAAFMYQLQGRYLQNQGIIWPQVITGVVVNVFNAVINYIFLFLLNLGVAGSAAANAISQYLLAVFLYIYICCRGLHKATWGGWSLDCLQEWGPFMQLAIPSMLMLCLEWWMFELGGFLAGLISDTELGAQSIAYELAVLAYMFPLGFSAAASVRVGNALGAGNIEQAKLSSKLPIICAFLIACVVGGSLSIARNLVGYIFTSEQDILQRVADVMIIFCFMHILDATAGVAGGVLRGVGKPLVGALCNLVGYYFIGFPIGVSLMFAAKMGIVGLWTGTTICVLMQAVFFIIFLYKLDWKRAAEEALVRAGVQIKEEKNIVRIENKDPNPNQAQVSTIESSGESTEEGNEEVHDPNQNRYTTTTVGNVLSVTQLVLRRGLALLVMVVILIAGIIVSYFLNRLLK; from the exons ATGGACGCGACTGCCCCAACGCATGTGAAAAACACTGGAAAGGTGGAGGAAGATTTACAAGAAGGCAACGTGACGGCGCATGTAGAAGGATCCGGTGAAGCATGGGGCTGCTGCCCGAAGCGCCTGCGCGGCTTCATCACACCGGAGTACCGACATGAGCTGGTTCAACTCTGCAAACTAGCGGGACCAGTG GTCATTTCCCAGTTGATGGTTTTCATGATCAGTTTCGTGAGCACAGTGTTTTGTGGTCACATGGGGAAAACTGAACTTGCAGGAGTAGCATTAGCAATTGCG GTGGTTAATGTCACTGGTGTATCCATTGGAAGTGGTTTGTCGTTAACTTGTGATACCCTCATATCTCAG ACGTATGGGAGCGGTAACTTGAAGCGTGTGGGTGTGATTCTCCAGAGGGGGGTTTTGATTCTGCTGTTGGCCTGTTTCCCTTGCTGGGCCATCCTCATCAACACTGAACCTCTCCTCCTTGCTGTCAAACAAAGCCCAGAGATCGCCAG CCTGTCACAGATGTATGTGAAGATCTTCATGCCTGCTCTACCG GCAGCGTTTATGTACCAGCTACAAGGGAGGTATCTTCAAAATCAG GGAATTATATGGCCTCAGGTTATAACTGGAGTGGTTGTAAATGTCTTCAATGCTGTCATCAActacattttcctctttcttctgaaTTTGGGTGTTGC TGGATCTGCAGCTGCCAATGCCATCTCTCAGTATTTGTTGgctgtgtttttatacatttacatctGCTGTAGGGGTCTGCACAAGGCCACGTGGGGAG GTTGGTCACTGGACTGTTTGCAGGAGTGGGGACCCTTCATGCAGTTGGCCATTCCCAGTATGCTCATGCTGTGTCTGGAGTGGTGGATGTTTGAGTTGGGAGGATTCCTGGCCGGATTGATTAGTGACACTGAGCTGGGAGCTCAGTCGATAGCATATGAGCTAGCTGTTTTAGCTTACATG ttCCCATTGGGATTCTCTGCGGCTGCCAGTGTTCGAGTGGGGAATGCGCTTGGTGCAGGAAACATAGAACAGGCCAAGTTATCATCCAAACTCCCCATCATCTGTGCAT TCTTAATTGCATGTGTTGTTGGAGGTAGTCTCAGCATCGCCAGAAATCTCGTTGGATACATTTTCACCTCAGAGCA AGACATTTTACAGAGGGTTGCTGACGTCATGATTATATTTTGTTTCATGCATATTTTAGATGCCACTGCG GGTGTGGCTGGAGGAGTTCTTAGAGGAGTAGGTAAACCATTGGTTGGTGCTCTGTGTAACCTGGTGGGATACTACTTCATTGGCTTCCCCATTGGTGTGTCCCTTATGTTTGCAGCAAAAATGGGGATTGTAG GACTATGGACTGGAACTACCATTTGTGTGCTAATGCAAGCAGTTTTCTTCATCATATTTTTGTACAAACTTGATTGGAAGAGGGCTGCTGAAGAG GCTCTTGTGAGAGCAGGAGTCCAgatcaaagaagaaaaaaacattgtgagGATAGAAAATAAAG ACCCGAATCCCAACCAGGCCCAGGTCAGCACCATTGAGTCAAGTGGTGAGAGTACTGAAGAGGGTAACGAGGAGGTGCATGATCCAAACCAGAACAGATACACAACTACGACAGTGGGAAATGTTCTCTCAGTAACACAACTGGTTTTACGGCGGGGACTGGCACTGCTAGTTATGGTTGTCATCCTCATCGCTGGAATCATCGTCAGCTACTTCCTCAATAGGCTGCTAAAATGA